Below is a genomic region from Amycolatopsis sp. 195334CR.
ACCGCGGTGATCACCGAGCTGACCGAGCTGGTCGCGCGCTACCCGCTGCGGGAACGGCTGCACGGCCTGCTGATGACCGCGCTCTACCGCGGTGGCCAGCAGGCGGGTGCCCTGGCCGCGTACCGGACGGCCAGGGCGGTGCTGGTCGAGGAACTCGGTCAGGAACCGGGACCGGAACTGCGGCAACTGGAACGGCGGATCCTTACCGGGGAGCCGATCGAGACCGCGCGAGTCGTGGCTGTACCCGCCCAGCTTCCGCACGATGTGCGCGGGTTCGTCGGCCGGGAAGACCAACTCGCCGAACTGGACGAGCTGGAGCCGGGCGAGATCGTGGCGGTGGTCGGCGAAGGCGGGGTCGGCAAGACCGCGCTGGCCGTGCGATGGGCGCATCGCGCGCGGGAGCGGTTCCCGGACGGGCAGTTGTATGTGGACCTGCGCGGTTATGGCCCGGAAGAACCGGTGCCGCCGGGTGACGTGCTGGCCGCCTTCCTGCGCGAACTCGGCTTGGACAACGCGGCGATTCCTGACGACGTGAGCGAGCGCGCGGCGCGATTGCGCTCCCTCGTCGACGGCAGGCGCCTGCTCATCGTGCTGGACAACGCGCGCACGGTGGAGCAGGTCCGGCCGTTGCTGCCCGGTGGTTCGTCCTGCGCGGTGCTGGTGACCAGCCGCGACGCGCTGGCCGGGTTGGTCGCTCGTGAAGGGGCGCACCGGATCCGGCTTGGCCACCTGTCGCACGACGAGGCGGTCGCACTGCTCCGGGAACTGGTGGGGCCACGGATCGAAGAAGTGGTTCCCGCGCTGACCGAGTGCTGCGCCCGGCTGCCGCTGGCCCTGCGCCTCGCGGCCGAGACGATCAACGCGCGGCCCGGCTGGGACCTCGACGATCTGCTCACCGAGCTCACCACGGCCCCGCTGGACGTGCTCGACGCCGGTGGTGACGAGGAAACCGGTCTGCGCGCGGTGTTTTCGTGGTCGTACCGGTGTCTTCCGCCCGAGGCCCGCCGGTTGTTCCGGGTGTTCGGCCTGCGTCGGAGCCGCGAGGTGGAACTGCATGCGCTGGCGGGAGCCGGGTACCGGGCCACCAGGTCGCTGTTCGACGCGTTGCTGCGCGCGCACCTCGTCGAGGAGGTGGCGCCGGGCCGATACCGGCTGCACGAGCTGCTTTTCGCCTACGCCAAGGATCTCGTCGAAGCCACGGACGAGCGTGCGGCACCGGGCCGGTTGATCGACCGGCACCCCACGGCCGAGGTGCTCCCGCTGGCGCGGACCGCGGCGATCCGGCGGCGGGAGAAGACGCGAACGCGGGCCAGACTCGCCTGACGAGCGCCGGGAGGGGTCCCCGCGCCTTGGTGCACCATCCCCGCCGAGTGGAACGGCGAGGAGGACGCATGCCCAGCGTGGAGGAGATTCGTGCGCGACGGCCGCTGGAGGCGACGGTGGCCCGGTGGTTCGGGATCGGCGCGGCGGTGGTGTGGGTGCCGGTCATCGGCTACCTGTGGCTGCAACTGGCGGTGATCGGCCTGTTCTTCTACCTCTTCGGCGCGTTCGGCGTCGCGAAGGGACGGCAGGCGGGCCGGATCATGTCCACGATCGGGCTGGCGGTGACCTGGTTCCCGCTGCTGCCGTACTGCTGGCTCGGGTTCTCGGATCCCGGCCCGTTCAGCACCATCTACGCCGTGCTGGACATCGTGGCCGTGGTGATTTCCGGGTTCAGCCTGACGCTGATGTACCACCCCGCGTCGAACCGGTACATCCACCTGGTGACCGTGGCGCGGCGGGCGGAGCTGCGATGAGACCGTGAAGCAAGCCCCGGGAAAGAACGATCCGGCACCGTCCCGGATTCGGACGTTCTCAGGGGAGGGACCATGAAAAAGCGGAGCTTGGTCGCGGGATTGGTGATGGCGCTGCCGGTGGCGCTGGGGGTCGGTGTGGCGGACAGCGCGCCGTCCGCCGCGCCGGCCGCCGGTTGCGCGGCCGAGGGCGCGGTGTTCAACCAGCCGCACCGGCCGGGCGATGACGAGAAGATCCACCGCCAGATCGTCTGCCTGGTCGACGGCACGGAATCCGGCGCGGAGATCCGGGTGGCGTCCTATCACTTCGCGCACGAGGCCATCAAGAACGCGCTGCTGGCGGCGTACGGTCGTGGTGTCAAGGTGAAGGTCGTGGTGGACCGGGCGGTGCCCGTCGATTCCCATGACGCGCCGGTCTACGGTGAACTGCGGGACAAGATCAAGAGCGACTTCTCCCAGGACTCGTGGGTCAACCACTGCTACGGCGTGGGCCCGGTGACCGACGAGGCGGACCGCGCCTGCCTCGGCAACGCGAAGATGCACAACAAGCTGCTGTTGTTCTCGCGGACGCACGGGGTGGACAACGTCTCGTTCCTCACCTCGTCGAACCTCGAGGACAACAAGGTGCCGGGCAACTCCGGCACCGACATGTGGAACAGCGGCTACACCGCGACGGATTCGGCGTTGTACGGGCACTTCTCCCGCTACTTCGACGACCTCTCCGGGGTGGAGGGCGGCAAGTGGACGGACCCGGCGGACCCCGGCTACTACCGGACCGCCGCACTGCCCAAGACGTACGGGAAGTACACCGTGTACCACTCCCCGCGCCAGGAGGGGAGCACCGCGCTGGACATCCTGTCCCAAGTGGACTGCGCGGACGGCACGAAGGTGCGTGCCGCGATGTGGAACATCAGCGGGGACGAGGACGGCGATCCGGGGTCGAGGATCGCCCAGCGGCTGGTCGAACTGGACAACCAGGGCTGCGAGGTGGACGTCGTCGCCGACGTGATCTCGAACGAGCCGGCCGGGCCGTTGCGCGACCTGCTGGCCGGCGGGCCGGAGGTGCGGGAGTTCTACAGCGGGCAACCGCACGGCGTGCACGAGAAGAACCTGCTGATCGATGGCGGGTTCGCCGGGAAGTCGAAGCAGAAGGTGGTCTTCACCGGGAGCTACAACTTCACCTACCGGTCGGTGCGGGTGAACGACGAAACCTGGCTGCGGGTCGACGATCCGGCCGTGCACGACAGCTTCCTGGCGAACTTCACCGAGGTCCGGAACGCCGCGCACACCTGCTGGCAGAGCGCCGAGGCCGACGGCTGCGGTGGTGGCCGGGTGATCGACCCGAACCCGACCGGCTCGCTGAACTGCCACCAGACGGCCGACAAGTACCTCGGCGCGGGCGCCCTGTACCTCTACGGC
It encodes:
- a CDS encoding phospholipase D-like domain-containing protein; protein product: MKKRSLVAGLVMALPVALGVGVADSAPSAAPAAGCAAEGAVFNQPHRPGDDEKIHRQIVCLVDGTESGAEIRVASYHFAHEAIKNALLAAYGRGVKVKVVVDRAVPVDSHDAPVYGELRDKIKSDFSQDSWVNHCYGVGPVTDEADRACLGNAKMHNKLLLFSRTHGVDNVSFLTSSNLEDNKVPGNSGTDMWNSGYTATDSALYGHFSRYFDDLSGVEGGKWTDPADPGYYRTAALPKTYGKYTVYHSPRQEGSTALDILSQVDCADGTKVRAAMWNISGDEDGDPGSRIAQRLVELDNQGCEVDVVADVISNEPAGPLRDLLAGGPEVREFYSGQPHGVHEKNLLIDGGFAGKSKQKVVFTGSYNFTYRSVRVNDETWLRVDDPAVHDSFLANFTEVRNAAHTCWQSAEADGCGGGRVIDPNPTGSLNCHQTADKYLGAGALYLYGEDKCAGGHDAKDTSGGDRDHGDGEGQVKNYDNQVNSLVNTTAKHVKFFNYPNYNEGHPEGRTFCVRPGQWVNSLLPYGDNQGSWENSISSHKLVEPAECTRWLGGYHEPNR
- a CDS encoding AfsR/SARP family transcriptional regulator, which encodes MEFEVLGSVRLREAVPTGRLRRTLLGVLLANANRVVPSSVLTDAMWGDQRDDRVVRNLHTHVHRLRGVLGEPGRLRSEPEGYLLTVLPGELDAERFEALIEDGIRTSAHDPGRGAELIRKGLAIWRGAPFGGLDVPVLHDEARRLGEQRLLATEELYTAELAAGRHTAVITELTELVARYPLRERLHGLLMTALYRGGQQAGALAAYRTARAVLVEELGQEPGPELRQLERRILTGEPIETARVVAVPAQLPHDVRGFVGREDQLAELDELEPGEIVAVVGEGGVGKTALAVRWAHRARERFPDGQLYVDLRGYGPEEPVPPGDVLAAFLRELGLDNAAIPDDVSERAARLRSLVDGRRLLIVLDNARTVEQVRPLLPGGSSCAVLVTSRDALAGLVAREGAHRIRLGHLSHDEAVALLRELVGPRIEEVVPALTECCARLPLALRLAAETINARPGWDLDDLLTELTTAPLDVLDAGGDEETGLRAVFSWSYRCLPPEARRLFRVFGLRRSREVELHALAGAGYRATRSLFDALLRAHLVEEVAPGRYRLHELLFAYAKDLVEATDERAAPGRLIDRHPTAEVLPLARTAAIRRREKTRTRARLA